GATTGTGCATGGAAGAGGGATGGACCATGCCCAGGGTGTGCCGATGATCGCGGGTCTGATACAGCATCTGCTTCAGATCAGCCAGGGTATAGACACCCTGGTCATAGAACCGCTTGGCCAGAGTAATCGCGTTACCATTACGGGTCAGAGTCAGGGAGGTGACTGTTGGGATGGGCTGATTATCCACACCGCCAAGGGTCAGCCAGAGGGGCATCCCGGCAGGCATTTGAGCTGCATCCAGATAGCCCCCCTGAATGCCATCGGTAATCCCACGCCAGTTGCTCTCCCGGACCAGGGAGACTTCATCCAGGCCATGCTTGGCGAAGAACCCCTTCTCCTGAGCAATGGCCAGAGGCGCACAGGCGGTCAGGGGCAGGAAGCCAATTTCCAGATTGACTTTCTCCAAACCATGCCGGGAAACAGCGACTTGTTTTTTAGCCCGAATTTTCTTGACGCGCTTCTGCTGGTTCAGGAAATAGATCATTTCACTCCGCAGACTGTAGTAGCTTGGATGTTCGACCACATCCATGCGTTTGCGCGGTCTGGGGATATCCACCTCCAGAATCTGACCAATCTTCGATTCGGGACCATTAGTGAGCATGACGATGCGATCGGAGAGCAACACGGCCTCATCCACGTCATGGGTCACCATCACAGCCGTAACCTGATTTTCCTCACAGATTTGCATCAGTTGCTCTTGCAGATTGCCACGGGTGAGGGCATCCAATGCGCCAAAGGGTTCATCCAGCAGCAACAGTTTTGGACGAATAGAGAGGGCTCGGGCGATCGCGACCCGCTGCTTCATACCTCCCGATAACTGGGCTGGTAGCTTATCCGCAGCGTGGCGCAGACCTACCATATCGATATGATGTTCGACAATTGCCCGGCGCTCACCCGCAGGCAAATCCTTCATGACTGCATTAACCGCCAGGGCAATATTTTCGCGCACGGTGCGCCAGGGTAGTAGGGAATAGTTCTGAAACACCACCATGCGATCGGGGCCGGGTTTGGTGATGCGTCGTCCTTCCAGGGTGACGACTCCTTCTGAGGGCAGATCCAAACCAGCAATCATATTCAGCAGGGTGGACTTCCCACAACCAGAGTGACCAATCAGTGACACGAACTCACCCTTTTTGATCTGGAGGTCGATGCCTTTCAGCGCAATATATTGTCCTCCACCGGTCAAATTAAACACTTTATTGATTTGATCAACCGCAACAAAGATGCTCATCTGCTCTCCCATGAATGCTTTTTATTGGATAGTTCGTCACCTGAGTTGTCATTTGGCAGTTTGTTGATGAGTGCCCATGACTTGGATTGCAATTGTCATTGGTCATTTGGCAGTTTGTTGATGAGTACCAATGACCAATGACTACTTCTGTTCTTCGGGTAGAATCAGGGTTTGGACGTAGGCGATCGCTTTATCCAGGATTAGACCCACCAGACCGATGTAGACAAGGGCAATAATGACTTCGCTCACATAGTTGTTTTGATAAGCATCCCAGATGAAGAATCCAATTCCGACAATGCCAGACATGACAATTTCAGCGGCAATAATCGCCAACCAGGCTAGACCAATTCCAATGCGAAGACCCGTAAAAATGTAGGGAAGTGCAGCCGGAATCAACACATTGAAGAAGTAATCTCGCTTCGTTAATTGCAAAACTCGCGCAACATTTTTGTAGTCCTGGGGAATTTGTTTGACCCCAACAGCCGTGTTAATCAGAATCGGCCAGATTGCCGTGATGAAGATAACGAATAGCGCCGCTGGTTCATTCTGGCGCAGAGCTGCCAGAGAGATCGGAACCCAGGCCAAAGGGGGGACTGTCCGCAAGAGCTGAAAGAGGGGATCCAGGGCTTTCGACATCACTTTGCTGGTTCCGACGAGAATACCCAGGCCAATCCCCACGATCGCTGCCAGGGAGTAGCCGATCGCCACCCGTTGCAAACTGGCCAGGATTTGCCAGCCGAGACCTTTGTTTGTTCCACCCAGGTCAAAGAAGGGCCAGACAATGAATACCCAGGTTTTCTGTACCACCTGAATTGGACCCGGCAAGGTAGCTCCGGGGGTCCAGGAAAACAGTTGCCAGATTAGCAGGAACACGGCAATGCCAGCGATCGGCGGGACCAGTTCGGGAAATTGCTTTCCCAGTTTGACGAATAAAGCATTTGATAGGGTACCATTCGTCGATCGTTTCTGTACGGTCACCATAAATCAAGATCTCCTGAGTAGGTTTTTGGTTTGGTCATTAGGTATTAGGCATTAGGGATTGGATTAATCCCCTTTAGGCAGGGGTGGCCCGCAGGGCCGGGGTGGGTCATGACTAAATGGCCACCCGCTTAATCACCAAACTTTTTAAGTAAGCTGTGGGATCTGCAGGATCAAACTGGATGCCATCGAAGAAGGTTTCCACACCACGGGAGGTGTCCTTGGGAATCTCTGCTGCAGCTACCCCTAGTTCCTGAGCTGCTTCCCGCCAGAGATCTTCCCGATTCACCTGGTCGATTAATGCCTTAGCTTCGTCCAGAATGCTCAGCGGGAGGAACCCCCAACGCACACTCTCCGTTAAGAACCAGAGATCGTGACTCTTATAGGGATAGGACACACTACCCTGGCTATCTGTCCAGTAGCGAACCGCCATGGATTTGTCATTAATGATGCGGCCATCCCCCATGTCGTACTTGCCCATCAGGGGGTCGAGCAACACATCGACAGGCAAGTTGAAGTACTGGCGATCGGAGAGGATGCGGGCCAATTCTTCCCGATTCTCATCCCGATCGCACCATTGCTGGGCCTCCATGACGGCTTTCAAGATGGCCTTTGTTGCTTTGGGATGCCGCTCTACCCAGTCAGACCGCAGAGCCAGATACTCTTCGGGATGGTTTTTCCAGATTTCAGCGGTGAGCGCCGACAGGAAACCAACCTTATCTTTGACAATCCGATAAGGCCAGGGGTCCCCTGTGCTGAAGGCATCCATGGTGCCAGTTTTCATGTTGGCCACAGTCTGCGCCGCCGGAACGGTCAGGAGCTTCACATCCCGATCGGGGTCAATGCCTCCAGCCGCCAACCAGTAGCGAATCCAGAAATCCTGATTCGCCTGGGGGAACGTATAGGCAGCCGTGAACTGGGAACCAGTCGCCTTAAGCTGACCAAACAGGGATTTGGTACTGGCTAACTGGAGGCCAATCCCTTTACCCAGATGCTTACCTGCGATCGCAATCCCGTTCCCCTGGGTATTTAATTTGAGCACCAGGGCCATCGGAATCGGTCGATTCCCTTTGGTAATTTTGCCTGTCGTCAAGCCATAGGGCATGGGCATCTGCCACTGCCCTCCATCTACCCCTCCCCCCTGGGAGCCAATTTCCACATTATCCCTGGCTGCTCCCCAGTTAGCCTGCTTCGCCAGTTCCACCTGGGCCATGCCGTACTTGGCGAACAAGCCTTTGTGGAAGGCAATGATTAAGGGGGCAGCTTCAACAATCGGCAGATAACCCAATTTGACCGTTGCCGTCTCAGGAGCCTGAGCCGGATTCACATTGGCAGCCTGGGCTGTTTGTTGAGGTGCGGTCATCCCCGCTTGCCTCAACACCTCATCCGGTGGATTCCCCAAACAACCTTTCAATAAAACAGAACTGCTTGCCGCTGCTCCTGCAGTGAGCAAAAAGCGTCGTCTTGATAAGAAATTAAATACATTGTCCATAGGGTTTCTCCAGATGAACTGAATTGTGATGGCGGTTAGAAGCGTTGTCAGAGCTCAGCCAGCACAGACAAACAGGCCAACCAACCTGTCTGCTCCCTGCGAAGCCAGCAGATATGCATGGGCAAGGCTTTCTGACCCTGGAAGTCAGGTCTCAAAAGCACCCAATTATTCAGCTCTGAAAATTTTTCTAAGTTGACTGTTGTGGGAATCAACTTACGTTTTCTTTCTAGAATTAAATTATCATCTTTTCAGTTCTTGAAAAGGCTTGATAAGTTTAATCAGAAAATAGATTCTCAATCATATTGATAAGTATTTATTGTATGAATCCCTGTTGAGAGTATTCGTTTTCAATATGATAGAGCTAACTCAATCGATCGACTCAATTTAACTTAATACCTATTCCAGATATAGCTTTGGCCAGAAAGGATAGGACGCTTAACTGCCGGGTCCAGATAGCCTTTCTGACTTGCCGCCGCCAAGCTTTGCATCGGCTACGGCTATAAGATTCATGGTTGATAAAACCGATCAGTTCATGCCTAATATTGATTTCCTAAACCAGGCTTCTGAGTAGATTTCTCTGTGATTTAATCCAAGAGTTTATAGAAAGCATCGCATTAAATTGATGCATGGATTTGAAAGCATTGCATGGGCCTTTCAGTAACCATCAATAAGTATCTATGAGTTAATCATAAATGCCCCTTTCTACTAGTCGGAAAGCTGGGGGGCAAATCAAGGGGCCAAGGTGATCGGCGACAATATTGCAGCATCTTGACTGGCCGGGAGTTGCCGTCGCCATTCCTGAATGCCCCCTTTCAGGACCACAAATTTCAAGCCCGTTGCTTGCAATAACTTGTATGCTTTAACCGATCGTGCACCAGCGGTGCAGTACAGAACCAGCGTTGGGTCCGCCCCACCTTTCTGGGCGGCTTTGGCGATCGCCTTGATCTGGATGACCCCAAAGCCCATTTCCAGGTCACTCAGAGGCACTAGTTCACTATTCCCGATGCGGTCTTCGTCATGCTCCTCCGGCGATCGCACATCCACCAGAACCACAGGCTTCAGTTTCCCCTGCTGCAGGTCGGCTACCGTCACCTGAGGTGTACTGAGACTGGCAATGTAGGTGGGGATGTCCATCTGGTTGGAGTAAGCCGCTATTGCCAATCCGCCGGTTCCCAAAGCCGCCAACCCCACCACGACCAACCCAGGATACAGACGACGCCATACTTGACGAGACAGTTTAGGGAACATAGGTCATTTTTCTCCGAAACGGATGGATGAGTTGTTGCAGATAGCTGGATGGGACAGGCTCGGCAATGCCATAGCGATCGGGCCTGTAGTGGCGCGGCAGGTAGAGGGTCCCGCCCAACCAATCCACCAGGGGAAGTTGGGCCGCAAAGTTTTTGTTGTACCGCCCAGGGTCGCTGCTGTGGTGGCAATGATGGGCTTCTGGGGTCATGATTATCCACTTGAGAACCCCACAGTCAACCTTTAAATTGGCATGGATAAAGAAAGCGATCGCAGCCGAGATCAGCACATAGGCTGCAAAAGTTTCCTGGGAAAATCCCAACAGTAATAGAGGGACCAGTTGAAAGACTTTGGTAAAGACCTGATCCAGGGGATGAACCTTGACCGCAGCCAGCCAATCGAGTTCCTTGGCACTGTGATGCACCTGGTGAAACCGCCACAACCAGGGCACGCAATGGAGCAGGCGATGGGCAAAGTAATAGCCGATGTCTGCAACCAACATGGCTTCGAACAACTGGAGCCAAATCGGTTGGGTCGCAATGGGAACAGCGACGATCGACTTTTGTTGCAGCATCAGCACCGAGACCGCCAAGGTAATCAGCATCCCCGCCCCCCGGCCAATGCAGTAGCCCGTGAAGTAGTAGATCACATCTGTCCACCACCCGAAACGCAGGATAGGCTGACGCCGCAGACCCAGCCACCGTTCCAGAGGGATGAAAATCAGAGCCAGGAGGCAGAATCCACCGATCGCGTGAAAGAACATGCTTGATACCCAATTGTCTCGCTAGAGAGTTGCCTGCGTCTGAGGGCATGGCACTATCCTTACTTAAATTCACGCTCTTCTGGGGGATTACGGAGGGGTGCGTGTCACCTTATTGGTAGAAAAATCAGGCATACCTGCCAAGAGCTTGAACTAGCTACGGCACGTTAAGTCTTTTATTTTTCTCTGTAGAAGGTGACACGCACCCATTACGGAGAGCGGCCCTAACATCTCCTCAGGATTACCATAGAAGAAATTCAATTAATACCATTAGCCCCAGATAATCTTTTAATCATAGAGTCTAATTAACTGATTTAATTGACATAAATAATCATTGAATTCAACAAGAAATCATAAGCAAAACTTAGAAGTGATATCGCTAATTTTATTGGTTTGTAAGGCTTTTCGGAATCCATGAAGAAGCAAATTGATGTCATACTTTTTGATAATTAAGAAATGTTGAACTGTCCCTATAAAAATCAATTAAGACCAGGGCAGCTCAAAGGAACTTTTCTTTTAATTGTGAATTTCCTGAGTTTTTTAGAGGCAATAACCGATGGCCCAATTGTTACTACAGACCATCTGGCTCATACCTTGTTATGCCCTGCTGGGCACGGTTCTGTCCGTCCTGTGGTTTCCTTCTATGATCCGCAGGACAGGTCCCCGACCTGCCGGATATGTCAATTTGTTGATGACATGCTTGGCCTTGCTCCATAGCGTTTTAAGCCTGTCTGCCATCTGGGGACAGCCTGCCCAGGAGTTCTTGCTTCCCTGGTTGCAGGTGGCCAATCTGGATTTAACCCTGCCTATTTTGCTTTCTCCCACCACCGTAGGGGCCTGTGTGGTAATTACGGGCATCAACCTGCTGGCGCAAGTGTATGCCGTGGGTTATATGGAGATGGATTGGGGTTGGGCCAGATTTTACTCCCTGCTGGCCCTATTTGAAGCGGGAATGTGTACGCTGGCCCTCTGTAATTCCCTCTTCTTCAGTTACATTGTGCTGGAGATCCTGACCCTGGGGACCTATCTGCTGGTAGGCTTCTGGTTCAACCAATCCCTGGTGGTTACGGGTGCGCGGGATGCATTTCTGACCAAGCGGGTCGGGGATCTGTTCCTGCTGATGGGGGTGATTGCGCTGCTCCCACTGGCTGGAACCTGGAACTTTACTGAACTGGCCGATTGGTCTCAGACGGCCCAGGTCGATCCCACCGTGATGGCCCTGGTCAGTCTGGCCTTAATTGCCGGTCCCATGGGCAAATGTGCCCAGTTTCCCCTTCACCTGTGGCTGGACGAGGCCATGGAAGGTCCTCTACCCAGTACCATTTTGCGGAACTCGGTGGTTGTGGCCACAGGAGCCTGGGTTCTGATTAAACTGCAACCGGTGCTGGCCCTTTCGCCGATCGCCATGGTGGCCCTGATCTTCATCGGTGGCTTAACCGCCGTCGGGGCATCCTTGATTGCGATCGCCCAGATTGATATCAAGCGCACCCTCTCCTATGCCGTCAGCGCTTACATGGGGTTGGTCTTCATTGCTGTGGGCACCCAACAGACGGAAGCGGCGTTTCTGCTGACCCTGACCCATGCACTGGCTATGTCCCTGCTGGTCATGAGCATCGGTTCCATCATCTGGAATAGCGTCACCCAGGATTTGACCCAATTGGGGGGTCTGTGGTCGCGCCGACCCATTTCAGGATTGGCCTTTCTCACAGGGCTGGCAGGTTTAGTGGCCTTTCCTCCCTTAGGCAGTTTTTGGGCCTTACTGAAACTGGCAGACGGTCTCTGGAGCACACAACCCTGGCTGGTTGGATTACTTCTGTTCGTCAATGGCATGACTGCGTTTAGCCTGACCCGGGTCTTCAGCCTTGTTTTTGGGGGGCAGGCTAAGCAGATGGCGCAACGATCGCCCGAAATTCACTGGCCCATGGCTTTTCCCATGGTGGTGTTACTGGGCTTCACCCTGCATCTACCTCTGGTGCTACAGGCATTTGACCTTCTCCCCCACTGGGCAACGCTGAATACCGATGTGGCTCTGCTGTTGATCTGGTCTACCCTCTCTGGTATCAGCATTGGGGGAGTTGTTTATCTGGGAACCGCTGTGCCCAAGCCGGTGCAACTGCCTTGGGTAGCTCTGCAGGAGTTGCTGGCCTATGACTTCTATACAGCCAGATTCTATCGCCTGAGCATTGTGTTTGCGGTTGATCTGGTCTCTCGTCTGACCGCCTGGTTCGATCGCTACATTGTCGATGGCCTGGTCAACCTGTTTGGCCTGGTCACCCTGCTGAGTGGGCAGAGCCTGAAGTACAGCACTTCAGGCCAGGGACAGTTCTACATCCTAACTATTTTGCTGGGCATCGGCCTGGTCGCTGTCCTGGTCTTTACGTTCTGAGGATCACTGTTAGTTGGAGGCGTTGTACGCAACAGTTCTCTGCCCAATCCTATCAACCCCAATTTTGAATTAATGAATGGATCCCTATGCTGAGCCTCTTGATCTGGCTTCCTATTTTTGGTGCCCTCCTGGTAGCCCTCTGGCCGGGAAAGGCCACGACTGGATCGATCCGATGGGTGGCTCTGGCGATCGCCACGCTCACCCTGCTCTGGACCGGCTTCTTAATGGCCCGCTTCGACTTCGAGCTGGCTGGGTTGCAAATGCAGGAAACCCTGCCCTGGATTGATGCCCTCGGTTTGACCTATGGGCTGGGAATAGATGGTCTGTCCCTGCCCTTGTTGGCCTTAAACAGTTTTTTGATCTGGATTGTAATTTTTGGAACCAACGCGCAAATAGCCCGACCGCGTCTGTTCTACTCCCTGGTTCTGATCGTGTCCGGTGCGATCGCAGGAGCATTTCTGGCCCAGAACTTGCTGCTGTTTGTCCTCTTCTATGAGCTGGAATTGATTCCTCTCTATCTGATGATTGCCGTCTGGGGCGGGGCCAAACGGGACTATGCCGCCATGAAGTTCCTGCTCTACACCGCTGTCTCTGGGGTTCTGGTACTGGTCGGTTTCCTGGGCATTACCTGGCTGAGTGGGTCTTCCAGCTTTGACTACAATGCCGTCTCCCCCAGTGACTTACCCTTAACAGTCCAGCTGATTCTACTTACCCTGATCCTGATTGGCTTTGGGATTAAGACTCCGCTGGTGCCCCTGCATACCTGGTTGCCCGATGCTTATGTGGAAGCATCCCCGCCTGTGGCTATTTTGCTCGGTGGCATCCTGGCGAAGTTGGGCACCTACGGGCTGGTTCGTTTCGGTCTGCAACTGTTTCCAGAATCCTGGTCGCTGGTGTCGCCGGGATTGGCCATCATCGGTGTGTTCAGTGTCCTCTATGGTGCTCTGACAGCGATTTCCCAGCGCGATATTAAACGGATGGTCGCCTACAGCTCGATCGGTCACATGGGCTATGTCCTGGTGGCCTGCGCCGCTGGAACCGAGTTGAGCCTGTTGGGCGCGATCGGTCAGATGGTCAGCCACGGTTTGATTCTGGCTGTTCTCTTCTACCTGGTTGGGGTGATTGAGACCAAGGTCGGAACCCGGGATCTGGATGTGCTGAATGGTCTTCTCAATCCGGTTCGAGGTTTACCGATGGTTAGTGCCCTGTTGATTCTGGCAGGCATGGCGAGCGCTGGAATTCCTGGCTTGGTCGGATTCATTGCCGAGTTTCTGGTTTTCCAGGGCAGTTTCCCCGTCTTCCCCGTAGCAGCTCTCCTGTGCGTGCTGGCCAGCGGTTTGACCGCTGTCTATTTTGTGATTCTGCTCAATCGGACCTGCTTCGGCAAGCTCAATAATGCCACCGCCTATTATCCCCGGGTTACCTGGCTGGAACAGGCTCCGGCCCTAATCCTGGTGGCCATCATCTGCTTCCTGGGGGTACAACCCTCCTGGCTACTGCGCTGGAGTGAACCCACAGCCGCCGCGCTGATTTCTACCCTGCCGCCGGGCAGTACCCAGACGATCGCCCAATCCCCTTCACCTGGACAGCCCTGATCCTCCTCAATCCCATGGCGGACTGGCATTTCATGCAACGCCTCTATCTGAATCCTCTACCAAATATTTCCCATGACAACAGCAATTCTGAACCAGGCCACTATCCCTGCCTCGAAACATGAATACGCTGACATCATCCATCGCCTGGAAGCAGGTGGATCGATGCTGCCAGATACCCCAGAGAATCTGATGCAGATCATTGGCATTTACAAAGCCTATGCAGTGCCCATGGATTTCTACTGGCGGGATCTGCTCTATATTGCTGAGCGTGTATTTCTCGACCCCTTCCCCTTCTTTAAGTACTTCCTGCCCCAGGAATACCTGGACCTGCATAACCACTATGCCGGAGACGATGCCGATCTGAGGATTTGGCGGGGACCTGCGACAGCCCATCCGGAATTGCTCGCCTTTATGGAAAAAGGGGAGACTTTCAAGATGCCCCGCCTCTTCCATCACCTCTGGCACGATCGCATCAATATGGAATTTGCCGAAGCTTGTATGCGGGCAATGCTCTGGCACCGCCACATGTATGCTCCTGTGAATCAGTTTGATGCCTATCTGGATAGTGACGAATACCGGGCAAATGCCGATCGGGCTATCCGGGCTTACTTCAAGTACAACCCAGTGATGCTGGGTCTCTATCAACTGTTCCCAGAGATGTTCCTGGAGCAATGTCGGCAGATGTCCTACTATGCCAACCTGGGCCTGTTCTGGGAGGTGATGGCTCCTGTATTTTTCGAGATGTCTGACCTCTACGACGAAGGGGGATTCAAAGGCGTCCCGGATGCCATGAACTTCCTGGTGAATGGGATTTTTGCGATCGCCGGTCGTCCTATTTATCACCATGCCTATATTCGGGGTGAATGTTACGAAATCATCCCCAAATCCAAGGGCTTTACCTGGTTGTATGAGGCTGCGCTGCCTTATGTCGAGGCTGTGTTTTACCGCACCGCTCCCTTCCGGGGCACCAAATCCTACAATGCTCAAGCCAAACAGGTGCCGGATGACCAGAAAGATTTCCACTACGGCATTCTCTATGCGGATGTCTTCCCGGTCGGCACGGCTGGGATTCCACCGACGCTGCTGATGCAGGATATGCTCCACTTCCTGCCTCCCTATCTGGTGGAGTATTACCAGCAGCATTGCCGGGGTGAGGACGATGTGTTGATTCAGTTAGGGATCAGTTTTCAGCGATCGATGTATAACGTCACCTCAGCCGTGATTCAGGCCTTGCGAACCGCCCTCCTGTATCCCCTGGATGACCCCAATCCCAGGCACCTGATGGCCAATCGTCAGTTTTTCGAGGCCCAAATGGATCGCTTCAACCGGCCAGAAGCTCGTTTGCGGATGATTCAAAATCAGGATTACCGATAAAGGGTCAGGGCTGGCCTTGGGGTCGGCCCTTGACTGGTTCCAGCTTGAAAACAGGGGAAAGTTCAGGGGATTCCTGCCCAGGATGCTTATCTCTGGGCTTTTTACCAAGCCCAGAAGATTACTGAATCTGCAATTTGGCTATCAGGGGAAATTCGTGGAATCACCGAGTTCATTGACGACGATCACAGGGCAATCTAGGCTCAATCACAGAAATTTTCTGGTGAAAGACTGAAGATTAATATCGAGCCAATTCACCTCTGTTGTGTCCTATGCTGCTTAACTTGCTACCTTCGGCCATTGTTGAACTGTATGCCTCTACCCTGGCAACAGGCAAGCTGACCCTGGCCGATCGCTATGGTCTATTCGCTGCCCTGATGGACAATTCCCTCAGCTCAGAAGAATTCAAGATGATTGATCGGGTCCTTTATGGGCTGCGTCGGGGACACATTCAGGTAGTGGACGATTTGTCTACTGTGCAGTAACCTTGTATCTGCTGTAACTTATTGCTATCTTCAGGGGGTGATGGAGTCATGGAAACCTTGGTTCACAACAAATTAATCCAATTCTTGCAGGACGATCTGGCCGTCCCTGCAGACTCTATCTCCCTGGCACTCCAACATTCTGAGCAAATGACCGGCTTGTTGCCGATGATTCTCTGGCAGTATGGCCTGATTTCTCTGGTTCAACTGGAGCGAATCTTTGACTGGCTTGAAACCAATCGCCCCTTGCCCCAAGAGCTTTAGAGCCCGGAGAGCGTTGTGATCGCTGCCAGCAATTCAGCCAGATTGACCGGTTTATTTAAGTGAATCTGAAAACCGGCCTGGAGCGATCGTTGCTGGTTGTCTGCTCCAGCGTAGGCTGTGAGCGCGATCGCCGGAATTCCCCCCCCCTGTTCTGGCTTGAGCGTTCTAATCCGACCCATAAGGGTATAGCCATCCTGGTCAGGCATCCCAATGTCGCTAATTAACACGTCAAAAGGGGAAGATTGGTGCAGGGCCGTCACTGTCCAAATTGCTTCCTCTGCGCTTCCCACTGCCACAACTTCCAATCCATGGGTTTGTAGCATCTGAACCATAAGTTGACGTGCATCTATCTCATCATCCACTAGCAGAATCCGCAACGCAGCCAGTTCGGATGAACTATTTAAACGGGAAGCCTCCCTTTCAGGGACTGTCCGCCGCAGGTGACTCTGCTGCTCGACGGCTATCAGGGGCAACGTCACCATGAATGTGGCTCCTTTCCCCTCCCCCTCACTCCTGGCCTGAATTGTCCCACCATGGAGTTCAACGAGCTGGCGCACGATCGCCAGTCCCAACCCCAATCCACCGTACGATCGGGTAATGGAACTATCCGCCTGCCGGAAGCGATCAAACACATAGGGCAGAAATTCTGGACTGATCCCTTTGCCTGTATCACAAATTTCCAGTTGAGCGTAGCGTGCCTGACCAGAGATCATCTTCGGATCCGATGTTTTCTGGTTTGGCAGGCACTGAGCTTCCCTGGTGGCAGATCCCATCACCAGAGATAACCGTACCGCCACCTGTCCTCCTTCAGGAGTGAACTTAATCGCATTGGACAGCAGGTTCCAGACCACCTGCTGCAAGCGATCGAGATCCCCTGCAACCAGCCCCATCTGCCGATCTAGAACAGTCTGTAACTGGATTCTTTTGGCCTCTGCCGCCGGACGAACGG
The DNA window shown above is from Leptolyngbya sp. 'hensonii' and carries:
- a CDS encoding CO2 hydration protein, coding for MTTAILNQATIPASKHEYADIIHRLEAGGSMLPDTPENLMQIIGIYKAYAVPMDFYWRDLLYIAERVFLDPFPFFKYFLPQEYLDLHNHYAGDDADLRIWRGPATAHPELLAFMEKGETFKMPRLFHHLWHDRINMEFAEACMRAMLWHRHMYAPVNQFDAYLDSDEYRANADRAIRAYFKYNPVMLGLYQLFPEMFLEQCRQMSYYANLGLFWEVMAPVFFEMSDLYDEGGFKGVPDAMNFLVNGIFAIAGRPIYHHAYIRGECYEIIPKSKGFTWLYEAALPYVEAVFYRTAPFRGTKSYNAQAKQVPDDQKDFHYGILYADVFPVGTAGIPPTLLMQDMLHFLPPYLVEYYQQHCRGEDDVLIQLGISFQRSMYNVTSAVIQALRTALLYPLDDPNPRHLMANRQFFEAQMDRFNRPEARLRMIQNQDYR
- a CDS encoding NADH-quinone oxidoreductase subunit M; this translates as MLSLLIWLPIFGALLVALWPGKATTGSIRWVALAIATLTLLWTGFLMARFDFELAGLQMQETLPWIDALGLTYGLGIDGLSLPLLALNSFLIWIVIFGTNAQIARPRLFYSLVLIVSGAIAGAFLAQNLLLFVLFYELELIPLYLMIAVWGGAKRDYAAMKFLLYTAVSGVLVLVGFLGITWLSGSSSFDYNAVSPSDLPLTVQLILLTLILIGFGIKTPLVPLHTWLPDAYVEASPPVAILLGGILAKLGTYGLVRFGLQLFPESWSLVSPGLAIIGVFSVLYGALTAISQRDIKRMVAYSSIGHMGYVLVACAAGTELSLLGAIGQMVSHGLILAVLFYLVGVIETKVGTRDLDVLNGLLNPVRGLPMVSALLILAGMASAGIPGLVGFIAEFLVFQGSFPVFPVAALLCVLASGLTAVYFVILLNRTCFGKLNNATAYYPRVTWLEQAPALILVAIICFLGVQPSWLLRWSEPTAAALISTLPPGSTQTIAQSPSPGQP
- a CDS encoding DUF2949 domain-containing protein translates to METLVHNKLIQFLQDDLAVPADSISLALQHSEQMTGLLPMILWQYGLISLVQLERIFDWLETNRPLPQEL